The following proteins are co-located in the Haloarcula rubripromontorii genome:
- a CDS encoding ArsR/SmtB family transcription factor, whose translation MDAVGDDELLALLEDEYARAIIAELTTGPMSVSELCTACEMSDPTAYRRLDRLEDAGLVAERQAVDPDGHHYKRYVATVEDVSVTFADGTYDVTVTRSSKDPADRFTDLFEGLS comes from the coding sequence ATGGACGCGGTCGGCGACGACGAGTTGCTCGCGCTGCTCGAAGACGAGTACGCGCGGGCCATCATCGCCGAACTCACCACCGGACCGATGTCAGTCTCCGAACTCTGTACGGCCTGTGAGATGTCCGACCCGACGGCGTACCGCCGCCTTGACCGACTGGAGGACGCCGGCCTCGTCGCCGAACGGCAGGCCGTCGATCCCGACGGTCACCACTACAAGCGCTACGTCGCGACGGTTGAGGACGTGAGCGTGACGTTTGCCGACGGCACGTACGACGTAACGGTCACGCGGTCCTCGAAGGACCCGGCGGACCGGTTCACCGACTTATTCGAGGGACTGTCCTGA
- a CDS encoding DUF7521 family protein produces MTVVLDLLAPDLVAELSRAVTAVVGLFVASLAYRGYRRNDAPKMQWLAVGIASLTAGVYAAVTVTDWAGAGTGIVLLVRGLVTVAGLCAVLYALLVE; encoded by the coding sequence GTGACGGTGGTCCTCGACTTGCTCGCACCGGATCTCGTCGCGGAACTCTCGCGGGCCGTGACGGCCGTCGTCGGACTGTTCGTCGCGTCGCTGGCCTACCGCGGCTACCGGCGCAACGACGCACCGAAGATGCAGTGGCTCGCCGTCGGCATTGCGTCGCTAACTGCCGGCGTCTACGCCGCCGTCACCGTCACTGACTGGGCGGGCGCGGGAACCGGGATCGTGTTACTCGTCAGGGGTCTCGTGACCGTTGCAGGGCTCTGTGCCGTGCTGTACGCGCTGCTCGTCGAGTGA
- a CDS encoding cold-shock protein, which produces MANGKVDFFNDTGGYGFISTEDADDDVFFHMEDVGGPDLEEGEEIEFDIEQADKGPRATNVVRN; this is translated from the coding sequence ATGGCAAACGGTAAGGTTGATTTCTTCAACGACACAGGCGGTTACGGTTTCATCTCGACTGAGGACGCGGACGATGACGTTTTCTTCCACATGGAAGACGTTGGCGGCCCTGACCTCGAAGAAGGCGAGGAGATCGAATTCGACATCGAACAGGCCGACAAGGGCCCCCGCGCGACGAACGTCGTCCGCAACTAA
- a CDS encoding ATP-dependent DNA helicase: MYPARITDEFPAPSYRGNQKQALADIRAAFERGKDVVLVRAPTGSGKSLLARAIAGCARTAGEAAPEQVVDAYYTTPQVSQLDDVAEDALLEDLCVIRGKNNYDCILPGETDTPVNQAPCVRERKFDCQVKHRCPYFSDRAIASNRRIAAMTLAYFMQTAGSDVFGKRDVVVIDEAHGLGEWAEMYATIDLSPGTIPMWTDIDVPDIDGLDEAVAFTERVEHLAERRVKELRQKTELTGEEVAERDSLNTLRQDLGWFREDYTDTESATTWVVDQADGENAPVTIKPMNPERYLKHTVWDRGNRFALLSATILNKEAFCANVGLDPENVALVEVGHTFPVENRPLYDVAQGKMTFEHRDDTLPDIARTVVRIMARHPDEKGLVHCHSYAIQEQLKGLLDDFGVGARVRTHDKEGRDGALAAWKRSDNPDVFLSVKMEEALDLEGDLCRWQVLCKAPYPNTRDSRVARRLEDDQWGWYYRTALRTVIQACGRVVRAPDDYGATYLADSSLLDLFERADHDMPDWFRAQVDRLSQPDLPRFAPDRALSALSSGTKRRHDRSRSRSGDGNHPLSDVWD; encoded by the coding sequence GTGTACCCCGCGCGGATTACCGACGAGTTCCCTGCCCCGTCCTACCGGGGCAACCAGAAGCAGGCCCTGGCTGACATCCGTGCGGCCTTCGAGCGCGGCAAGGACGTGGTCCTCGTCCGCGCGCCGACCGGCAGCGGCAAATCGCTCCTTGCCCGGGCCATCGCCGGGTGTGCCCGGACTGCCGGCGAGGCGGCCCCCGAGCAGGTCGTCGACGCCTACTACACGACGCCGCAGGTCTCCCAGCTGGACGACGTGGCCGAAGACGCCCTCTTGGAGGACCTCTGTGTCATCCGCGGGAAGAACAACTACGACTGCATCCTCCCCGGCGAGACGGACACGCCGGTGAACCAGGCCCCGTGCGTGCGCGAACGGAAGTTCGACTGCCAGGTCAAGCACCGCTGTCCGTACTTCTCGGACCGCGCCATCGCCTCGAACCGGCGCATCGCCGCGATGACGCTGGCCTATTTCATGCAGACCGCCGGCAGCGACGTGTTCGGGAAACGCGACGTGGTCGTCATCGACGAGGCCCACGGGCTGGGCGAATGGGCCGAGATGTACGCCACCATCGACCTCTCGCCGGGCACGATTCCCATGTGGACCGACATCGACGTGCCCGACATCGACGGCCTGGACGAGGCCGTCGCCTTCACCGAACGGGTCGAACACCTCGCCGAGCGCCGGGTGAAGGAACTACGACAGAAGACGGAACTGACCGGCGAGGAGGTGGCCGAACGGGACTCGCTGAACACGCTCCGGCAGGATCTCGGGTGGTTCCGCGAGGACTACACCGACACCGAGAGCGCGACGACCTGGGTCGTCGACCAGGCCGACGGCGAGAACGCCCCGGTGACTATCAAGCCGATGAACCCCGAGCGCTACCTCAAACACACCGTCTGGGACCGGGGCAACCGCTTCGCCCTGCTGTCGGCGACTATCCTCAACAAGGAGGCGTTCTGCGCGAACGTCGGTCTCGACCCCGAGAACGTCGCGCTCGTGGAGGTCGGCCACACGTTCCCCGTCGAGAACCGGCCGCTGTACGACGTGGCCCAGGGGAAGATGACCTTCGAGCACCGCGACGACACGCTACCCGACATCGCCCGCACCGTCGTCCGCATCATGGCCCGCCACCCCGACGAGAAGGGGCTGGTCCACTGCCACTCGTACGCCATTCAGGAGCAACTGAAAGGGCTGCTCGACGACTTCGGCGTCGGCGCGCGCGTCCGCACCCACGACAAGGAGGGCCGGGACGGGGCGCTCGCGGCGTGGAAGCGCAGCGACAACCCCGACGTGTTCCTCTCGGTGAAAATGGAGGAGGCGCTGGACCTCGAAGGCGACCTCTGTCGCTGGCAGGTGCTGTGCAAGGCCCCCTATCCCAACACCCGCGACTCCCGCGTCGCCCGACGGCTCGAAGACGACCAGTGGGGTTGGTACTACCGGACCGCACTGCGGACGGTCATCCAGGCCTGTGGCCGCGTCGTCCGCGCGCCCGACGACTACGGCGCGACGTATCTCGCGGACTCGTCGCTGCTGGACCTCTTCGAGCGGGCCGACCACGACATGCCCGACTGGTTCCGCGCACAGGTCGACCGCCTCTCACAACCCGACCTGCCGCGGTTCGCGCCGGACCGGGCGCTGTCGGCGCTCAGCTCGGGCACGAAACGCCGACACGACCGCTCGCGCTCGCGGTCCGGGGACGGAAATCACCCGCTCTCCGACGTGTGGGACTAA
- a CDS encoding class I SAM-dependent methyltransferase — protein sequence MSDDPSEAADQRLAAVVAKPRSQVAIESLQAEGVYDDARSVTEWTADSVAVPVTAPPQETQFREIVRQVGERRLRTLDDHLRERGWTDEEIERAPGSWAVLGSVVLVDIGDSPRPSEVGEALLSLHGEAETVLARHGISGDHREPSVEVIAGDGDTETVHTEHGTRYAMDLAEVMFSPGNKAERARMGDIVDPDERVLDMFAGIGYFTLPMARAGAHVTAVERNPTAFRFLVENVRLNGVDERVHPYRADCRDVVPGFAEEARADRVVMGYYEASAPRAEDSRAPPDASYEYLDSALTALAPGGVIHMHEATPNPLVFDRPIERLEAAAAEANRGVEVLDTRRVKEYSEGVAHVVVDARVQ from the coding sequence ATGAGTGACGACCCGAGCGAGGCGGCCGACCAGCGACTCGCCGCCGTCGTCGCCAAACCCCGCTCGCAGGTCGCCATCGAGTCCCTGCAGGCCGAAGGTGTCTACGACGACGCCAGGAGCGTCACCGAGTGGACCGCAGACAGCGTCGCCGTTCCGGTGACCGCCCCGCCACAGGAAACGCAGTTTCGGGAGATCGTCCGGCAGGTCGGCGAGCGCCGTCTCCGAACGCTCGACGACCACCTCCGGGAACGGGGCTGGACCGACGAGGAGATCGAACGGGCACCCGGCTCGTGGGCCGTGCTCGGCTCCGTCGTCCTGGTCGACATCGGCGACAGCCCCCGGCCGTCCGAGGTCGGCGAAGCGTTGCTGTCACTCCACGGCGAGGCCGAGACGGTGCTGGCACGCCACGGCATCTCCGGCGATCACCGTGAACCCAGCGTCGAAGTCATCGCCGGCGACGGCGACACGGAGACGGTCCACACCGAACACGGTACCCGGTACGCGATGGACCTCGCCGAGGTCATGTTCTCGCCCGGTAACAAGGCCGAGCGGGCGCGAATGGGTGACATCGTCGACCCCGACGAGCGCGTGCTGGACATGTTCGCCGGCATCGGCTACTTCACGCTCCCGATGGCCCGCGCCGGCGCACACGTCACCGCCGTCGAGCGCAACCCCACGGCGTTTCGCTTCCTCGTCGAGAACGTCAGGCTCAACGGCGTCGACGAGCGCGTGCATCCCTACCGGGCGGACTGCCGGGATGTGGTCCCGGGCTTCGCTGAGGAGGCGCGGGCCGACCGCGTGGTGATGGGGTACTACGAGGCCTCCGCGCCGCGCGCGGAGGACAGTCGGGCTCCGCCTGACGCTTCCTACGAGTACCTCGACAGCGCGCTCACGGCACTCGCGCCCGGCGGCGTCATCCATATGCACGAGGCGACGCCGAACCCGCTCGTGTTCGACCGCCCAATCGAGCGACTGGAGGCGGCCGCTGCCGAAGCCAACCGCGGCGTCGAGGTTCTGGACACCCGGCGCGTCAAGGAGTACAGCGAGGGCGTCGCCCACGTTGTCGTCGACGCACGGGTACAGTAA
- a CDS encoding 60S ribosomal export protein NMD3, which produces MSRSGEFCPRCGDEIPEGTDERPELAGAGGQRNSEHVLCDACYFEEFDLVDAPDTIQVRVCSRCGAVHKGNRWVDIGAEDYTDIAVEQVSEALGIHVDAQSVAWQVAPEQLDKNNIRMHAEFSGVIRGTPVTEEVTVPVRISRQTCKRCGKIAGGSFASIVQVRADGRDPTDEERERAEEIAQEYIAAREETGDRNAFITETKTVDDGLDMKISTNQMGLGIAKRITAQLGGSYSDSRRLISEDEDGQELYRMTYAVRLPRYRQGEVIDPEDGDGPVLVRSVQGNLKGVRLATGEDYEASFEAGETPDARRLGFREDGQQTTLVAVEDENAVQVLDPETFESKTVPRPDYLDTDADEVPVLKSHAGLHILPDTDADE; this is translated from the coding sequence ATGAGCCGGTCGGGAGAGTTCTGTCCACGCTGCGGTGACGAGATACCGGAGGGCACTGACGAGCGTCCGGAGCTTGCGGGTGCCGGCGGTCAGCGCAACTCCGAGCACGTCCTCTGTGACGCCTGCTACTTCGAGGAGTTCGACCTGGTGGACGCCCCCGACACAATCCAGGTGCGGGTCTGTTCACGGTGTGGCGCGGTCCACAAGGGGAACCGCTGGGTCGACATCGGCGCGGAGGACTACACCGACATCGCCGTCGAGCAGGTCAGCGAGGCCCTAGGAATTCACGTCGACGCCCAGTCAGTGGCCTGGCAGGTCGCCCCGGAGCAACTCGACAAGAACAACATCCGGATGCACGCGGAGTTCTCCGGCGTCATCCGGGGGACGCCGGTCACCGAGGAAGTCACCGTCCCCGTCCGCATCTCCCGGCAGACGTGCAAGCGCTGCGGGAAAATCGCCGGGGGCTCCTTCGCCAGCATCGTCCAAGTGCGGGCCGACGGCCGCGACCCGACCGACGAGGAGCGGGAGCGAGCCGAGGAGATAGCTCAAGAATACATCGCCGCCCGCGAGGAGACCGGCGACCGCAACGCGTTCATCACCGAGACCAAGACCGTCGACGACGGGCTGGACATGAAGATTTCGACCAACCAGATGGGGCTTGGCATCGCCAAGCGCATCACCGCCCAGCTGGGGGGCTCCTACTCCGATTCGCGGCGTCTCATCTCGGAAGACGAGGACGGCCAAGAGCTGTACCGGATGACCTACGCCGTCCGCCTGCCCCGCTACCGACAGGGCGAGGTCATCGACCCGGAGGACGGCGACGGGCCGGTCCTGGTCCGGTCGGTCCAGGGGAACCTCAAAGGCGTTCGGCTGGCGACCGGCGAGGACTACGAGGCCAGCTTCGAGGCGGGCGAAACGCCCGATGCCCGCCGGCTGGGGTTCCGCGAGGACGGTCAGCAAACGACGCTCGTCGCCGTCGAAGACGAGAACGCGGTGCAGGTCCTCGACCCCGAGACCTTCGAGAGCAAGACCGTCCCGCGGCCGGACTACCTCGACACCGACGCCGACGAAGTGCCGGTGCTGAAGAGCCACGCGGGGTTGCACATTCTCCCCGACACGGACGCCGATGAGTGA
- a CDS encoding NAD-dependent epimerase/dehydratase family protein, with protein MTDTVVVTGGRGRSGRWICDYLAGEYHVVCVDLDHPGWEIPTREHIDFKAVDVTQGVEVRDLCSEVDPDAVVHWAALPAPERHAGTRVFDTNISATYNVIDAAGRAGADVVWASSESAYGLAFADETPLPAYLPIDESHPTAPEDPYGTSKVAGEEVAKMVVRRDGVDVASIRPSWIQYPGEYNCRDVAAGDLADGAGNCWSYVDVRDVATAVGAALDADLGGHEAFNVAAAENYVGRPTADLVAEQWGELPAECELDGDQSALSTAKAQGLLDWAPEHRWHEAAEADVDTPTLTGE; from the coding sequence ATGACCGACACAGTCGTCGTCACTGGTGGACGCGGGCGGTCCGGGCGCTGGATCTGCGATTACCTCGCCGGCGAGTATCACGTCGTCTGCGTGGACCTAGACCACCCCGGCTGGGAGATTCCGACGCGAGAGCATATAGATTTCAAAGCTGTCGACGTGACCCAGGGGGTGGAAGTTCGGGACCTCTGTAGCGAGGTCGATCCGGACGCCGTCGTCCACTGGGCTGCGTTGCCAGCGCCGGAGCGACACGCGGGCACGCGAGTGTTCGACACTAACATTTCGGCGACGTACAACGTCATCGACGCCGCAGGTCGCGCCGGCGCAGATGTCGTCTGGGCGTCCTCCGAGAGCGCATACGGGCTGGCCTTCGCCGATGAGACGCCGCTGCCGGCGTATCTCCCGATAGATGAATCCCATCCGACCGCACCGGAGGACCCGTACGGCACCTCGAAGGTCGCCGGCGAGGAGGTGGCGAAGATGGTCGTCCGGCGCGACGGCGTGGACGTGGCCTCGATACGGCCGTCGTGGATTCAGTATCCCGGCGAGTACAACTGCCGAGACGTGGCCGCGGGCGACCTCGCCGACGGTGCGGGTAACTGCTGGTCGTACGTCGACGTGCGCGACGTGGCGACAGCAGTCGGGGCCGCGCTGGACGCCGACCTCGGCGGCCACGAGGCGTTCAACGTCGCCGCCGCCGAGAACTACGTGGGCCGACCGACCGCCGACCTCGTAGCGGAACAGTGGGGTGAACTGCCAGCCGAGTGCGAACTGGACGGCGACCAGTCGGCGCTCTCGACGGCGAAGGCCCAGGGCCTGCTGGACTGGGCGCCGGAGCACCGCTGGCACGAGGCCGCCGAGGCCGACGTCGACACGCCGACGCTCACCGGCGAGTGA
- the htpX gene encoding zinc metalloprotease HtpX, with protein MEWQTDWGLRGRMALTMFLLFALYIVFLGALTLYFSNLALIVVVMGLFLGAQFFFSDKLALYSMGARTVEPEEYPELHRTVDRLAQQADLPKPKVAVADSRVPNAFATGRSKSSSAVCVTTGIMNTLDQDELEGVIAHELAHIKNRDVMVMTIASFLSTIAFLIVRWGWLFSGGRERGGQQVPVIVAILISLVVWVISFLLIRTLSRYREYAADRGGAMITGKPAALANALMKIDGRMDKVPKEDMRDQAEMNAFFIIPIDVGWIGRLASTHPSTEKRIDRLQDLERELESR; from the coding sequence ATGGAGTGGCAAACAGACTGGGGGCTCCGTGGCCGGATGGCCCTGACGATGTTCCTGCTGTTCGCGCTGTACATCGTCTTCCTTGGAGCGCTCACGCTGTATTTCAGCAATCTCGCCCTTATCGTGGTCGTCATGGGACTGTTCCTCGGCGCGCAGTTCTTCTTCAGCGACAAGCTAGCCCTGTATTCGATGGGTGCCCGGACGGTCGAACCGGAGGAGTATCCGGAACTCCACCGGACCGTCGACCGCCTGGCCCAGCAGGCCGACCTCCCGAAGCCGAAGGTCGCCGTCGCCGACTCTCGGGTGCCCAACGCCTTCGCCACCGGCCGGTCGAAGAGTAGTTCGGCCGTCTGCGTGACGACGGGCATCATGAATACGCTGGACCAGGACGAACTGGAGGGCGTCATCGCGCACGAACTGGCCCACATCAAGAACCGCGACGTGATGGTGATGACCATCGCCTCGTTCCTCTCGACGATTGCCTTCCTCATCGTCCGGTGGGGCTGGCTGTTCAGCGGCGGCCGAGAACGGGGCGGCCAGCAGGTCCCGGTCATCGTCGCCATTCTCATTTCACTGGTCGTCTGGGTCATCTCCTTCCTCTTGATCCGGACGCTCAGCCGCTACCGCGAGTACGCCGCTGACCGCGGCGGCGCGATGATCACCGGCAAGCCTGCCGCCCTCGCGAACGCACTGATGAAAATCGACGGTCGGATGGACAAGGTGCCAAAGGAGGACATGCGCGATCAGGCCGAGATGAACGCGTTTTTCATCATCCCGATTGACGTCGGGTGGATCGGCCGTCTGGCCAGCACTCACCCCTCGACCGAGAAACGCATCGACCGCCTGCAGGACCTCGAACGCGAACTCGAAAGTCGGTAA
- the pspAB gene encoding PspA-associated protein PspAB — protein MGLLDGLKSVLGVKAEADATRDADPDDLFGMSTAYITMEADLGYESTGEAALCFADVDSTDFQDAVDEVESILDAGMVETGTRATFETDDHGYQWVVLHDDDFEDLLTSIHFAADTLVERRYGSRLLAALFAFEHARDDQTVYWVYSFRRGAYYPFAPDPHDSHERNTSAEFKLDSNLSDEITVEDDKEYWYPLWPDRPGYHPWE, from the coding sequence ATGGGACTGCTCGACGGACTCAAGAGCGTCCTCGGGGTGAAAGCCGAGGCCGACGCGACGCGGGACGCCGACCCGGACGACCTGTTCGGGATGAGTACCGCCTACATCACGATGGAAGCCGACCTGGGGTACGAGTCGACCGGCGAGGCGGCGCTGTGTTTCGCCGACGTGGACAGCACGGACTTTCAGGACGCCGTCGACGAGGTCGAATCGATCCTCGACGCCGGGATGGTCGAGACGGGGACGCGGGCGACCTTCGAGACCGACGACCACGGCTACCAGTGGGTCGTTCTGCACGACGACGATTTCGAGGACCTGCTCACGTCCATCCACTTCGCCGCGGACACGCTCGTTGAGCGACGCTACGGCTCGCGCCTGCTCGCTGCCCTGTTCGCGTTCGAGCATGCGCGCGACGACCAGACCGTCTACTGGGTGTACTCTTTCCGCCGGGGCGCGTACTACCCGTTCGCGCCGGACCCTCACGACAGCCACGAGCGCAACACGTCTGCGGAGTTCAAACTGGACAGCAACCTCAGCGACGAAATCACCGTCGAGGACGACAAAGAGTACTGGTATCCACTGTGGCCCGACCGCCCCGGCTACCACCCCTGGGAGTGA
- the radA gene encoding DNA repair and recombination protein RadA, translated as MSASEDLEELPGVGPATAEKLEDNGYDSYQGIAVASPGELSNTADIGESSAADIIQAAREAADIGGFETGSTVLERREQIGKLSWGVDEVDDLLGGGVETQSITEVYGEFGAGKSQVTHQLAVNVQLPAEHGGLEGSAIFVDSEDTFRPERIEQMVKGLDDEVLADTLVLHGIVEETDDADPTDEDQLDALVSSVLEKIHVAKAFNSNHQILLAEKAQEIASESQDEEFPVRLLAVDSLTAHFRAEYVGRGELADRQQKLNKHLHDLMRVGDLNNTAVVVTNQVASNPDSFFGDPTQPIGGNILGHTSTFRMYLRKSKGNKRIVKLVDAPNLPDGEGVMRVEEDGLLNE; from the coding sequence ATGTCCGCAAGTGAGGACCTCGAAGAGCTGCCGGGTGTCGGTCCGGCGACAGCAGAGAAACTCGAAGACAACGGCTACGACTCCTACCAGGGAATCGCGGTTGCCTCTCCCGGCGAACTGTCGAACACGGCTGACATCGGCGAATCGTCGGCAGCTGATATCATCCAGGCCGCCCGTGAAGCGGCCGATATCGGTGGGTTCGAAACTGGATCGACGGTACTCGAACGCCGCGAACAGATCGGGAAGCTCTCCTGGGGCGTCGACGAGGTCGACGACCTGCTCGGCGGCGGCGTCGAGACCCAGTCCATCACCGAGGTGTACGGCGAGTTCGGGGCCGGTAAATCTCAGGTAACGCACCAGCTCGCGGTCAACGTCCAGCTCCCGGCCGAACACGGTGGACTGGAAGGCAGCGCTATCTTCGTCGACTCTGAGGACACGTTCCGACCCGAGCGTATCGAACAGATGGTCAAAGGTCTTGACGACGAGGTTCTGGCCGACACGCTGGTCCTCCACGGCATCGTTGAGGAAACAGACGACGCCGACCCCACCGACGAGGACCAGCTCGACGCCCTCGTCTCCTCCGTGCTGGAGAAGATTCACGTCGCGAAGGCGTTCAACTCCAATCACCAGATCCTTCTCGCCGAGAAGGCACAGGAAATCGCCAGCGAGAGCCAGGACGAGGAGTTCCCCGTCCGCCTGCTCGCCGTCGACTCGCTGACTGCTCACTTCCGCGCTGAGTACGTCGGTCGTGGCGAACTCGCCGACCGCCAGCAGAAGCTCAACAAACACCTCCACGACCTCATGCGGGTCGGCGACCTCAACAACACCGCCGTCGTCGTCACGAACCAGGTCGCCTCGAACCCCGACTCCTTCTTCGGCGACCCGACCCAGCCCATCGGTGGCAACATCCTCGGCCACACTTCGACGTTCCGGATGTACCTCCGCAAGTCCAAAGGGAATAAGCGCATCGTCAAACTCGTCGACGCGCCGAACCTCCCGGACGGCGAGGGTGTCATGCGCGTCGAAGAGGACGGCCTGCTGAACGAGTAA